AAGAGGCTTGCGCGGATAACGCCAAGCGACCTGTTCTCCAAAATTGCCCTGGAGTCTGTTGCTACCCGGTCTGAGGCGTTGAATATCACCAAATTCAGCGTCATGAATTTTACAGATCCAGAGGAAGGCCTTCGCTGGCTCCTGTCTTAATCAAAAACACTTCTCTTGTTAAATCTCCTGCTACTCGCTTCCCGCAGGTAGCTTTTAGTTCGAAAATAAAATCCAACGTATAGTAACTTGTTACGAATATTTCGTATACTTACGAAGTAGTCGTAGATTGCTCTGTGCTGCCTTATCTAAAAGAAGCGGAGGGGTTAGCGAGGGAGTATTACCAGGTTATGCGTTTTAAACTTAATCTTATAATAAAAGAGTTATGATGAACAAAGAGAAATCAAACCCGCTGCAGAAACTTAGATTTCTGCTGTTAACGCCTGCCATTGCCGTTCTGGCACTCATTTCTACCACTGCCAGTGCCGAGGTAGCGCTTGAAGAAGAGTGCCTTAGCCAAAGTATGGCTACCGCTCCCCAGGATACCATCGCTAAAAAAGGAAGCGTGAGCATATCAGGAATGCCCCAGGACGGGGTGGTATACCTGGTGGACGGCGAACGTATGGACGCTGCTAAAATCAAATCCATCAACCCTGAAAGTATTCTTAAGATTGATGTGCTGAAAGGGGAGAAGGCGCAGATGCTGGTTACAGAAGATAATCTGGAAGGTGTAATAGCTATTTCTACCAAGGCTGGGCAGCATACGGCGGAGGCAAAGGAAATGCAGCGAAAAATTGAACATATTAATGCCGCAAATGTACCGGGTGCCACTTCCAAAACTGAAACTACAGCGCAATTACCTGCAAACGCCTTGTACATCCTCGATGGGAAGGAAATAAGCCGCGAAAAGGTGCAGGCGGTTAATCCAAACTCGATTGCAACTATAGAGGTGTTGAAGGATGAAACAGCTGTGCGGCAATATGGAGAGAAGGGAAGGAACGGTGTGATAAAAATCACCACAAAGAAGTAACAGCTTCC
Above is a window of Pontibacter akesuensis DNA encoding:
- a CDS encoding TonB-dependent receptor plug domain-containing protein; amino-acid sequence: MMNKEKSNPLQKLRFLLLTPAIAVLALISTTASAEVALEEECLSQSMATAPQDTIAKKGSVSISGMPQDGVVYLVDGERMDAAKIKSINPESILKIDVLKGEKAQMLVTEDNLEGVIAISTKAGQHTAEAKEMQRKIEHINAANVPGATSKTETTAQLPANALYILDGKEISREKVQAVNPNSIATIEVLKDETAVRQYGEKGRNGVIKITTKK